The following are encoded together in the Culex pipiens pallens isolate TS chromosome 1, TS_CPP_V2, whole genome shotgun sequence genome:
- the LOC120418735 gene encoding hatching enzyme 1.2, giving the protein MIAKFRWHPVVFVAAICLLLPVRLVCGAIIFPKIPDVLNPPVPDSIDVEEQSSYLLDSDQDPEVTPGLFQGDMAMENDMYKYWRVGLKWDVFPERRWPNGTVPYAISPLYDIDDQVTIRQAIRTLNFMTCVNFVPWNGRDKDFLLIWPIKYPKGCWSYVGKTGGTQIVSLQPPDHQSVNCLGHEGRAMHELMHALGIFHEQSRADRDRFVKIHWDNIIPAFKSNFEKQSLKNTTYSFEYDYNSIMHYGKSYFSVGKGKPTIETKMPGIKLGQRQALSKTDCLKINDLYECLDNPRLSKKYYNLCKTLGI; this is encoded by the exons ATGATAGCCAAATTTCGTTGGCACCCCGTCGTTTTTGTGGCCGCGATCTGCCTGCTGCTGCCAGTGAGGCTCGTTTGTGGGGCGATAATATTCCCGAAGATCCCGGACGTGCTCAACCCACCGGTTCCGGACAGCATTGACGTGGAGGAGCAATCGTCGTACCTTCTGGACTCCGACCAGGACCCGGAAGTGACGCCGGGACTGTTCCAGGGCGATATGGCCATGGAGAACGACATGTACAAGTACTGGCGGGTTGGCCTCAAGTGGGACGTGTTTCCGGAACGTCGCTGGCCAAACGGAACCGTCCCGTACGCCATCAGTCCGCTGTACGACATCGATGACCAGGTCACCATCCGGCAGGCCATCCGGACGCTCAACTTTATGACCTGCGTTAATTTTGTGCCCTGGAATGGACGCGATAAGGACTTTTTGCTGATTTGGCCCATCAAATATCCGAAGGGATGCTGGAGCTACGTGGGCAAAACCGGCGGAACCCAGATTGTTTCGCTGCAGCCACCGGACCATCAGAGCGTCAACTGTTTGGGCCACGAGGGACGGGCCATGCACGAACTGATGCACGCGCTTGGTATCTTTCACGAGCAGTCACGAGCTGACCGGGATCggttcgtgaaaattcactgGGACAATATTATTCCGG CCTTCAAGTCCAACTTCGAGAAGCAATCGCTGAAAAACACTACCTACAGCTTCGAGTACGACTACAACAGCATTATGCACTACGGAAAAAGCTATTTCAGCGTTGGCAAGGGTAAACCCACCATCGAAACCAAGATGCCGGGCATCAAACTGGGCCAGCGGCAAGCCCTCAGCAAAACCGACTGCCTGAAGATCAACGATCTGTACGAGTGTCTGGACAACCCGAGGTTGAGCAAAAAGTACTACAATCTGTGCAAAACCCTAGGCATTTGA